A window of the Equus przewalskii isolate Varuska chromosome 10, EquPr2, whole genome shotgun sequence genome harbors these coding sequences:
- the PIMREG gene encoding protein PIMREG, with the protein MASRWPGVGVSVRRRSLQDQEQLEETAVLQPAVGHPETSSRALGSLCRQFQRRLPLRAVSLNLGPGPSWKRLETPEPGQQGLQGAARSAKNALGAMSQRIQESCQSGTKWLVETQVKARRRKRGAQKGSSPPARSLSQRSTRLSAAAPAHATLDPCEREQLSLSAQRGPWGHPLRRSCREAAFRSPYSSTEPLCSPSESDSDLEPVGTGIQHLQKLSQELDEAIVAEESGDMTISLIRD; encoded by the exons ATGGCCTCTCGGTGGCCGGGCGTGGGGGTCTCCGTGCGCCGAAGATCTCTCCAGGACcaggagcagctggaggagaCTGCGGTGCTGCAGCCTGCAGTCGGCCATCCGGAGACCTCCAGCCGGGCTCTGGGCTCCCTGTGCAGACAGTTCCAAAGGAGGCTGCCCCTGAGAGCAGTCAGCCTCAACCTGGGGCCCGGCCCCTCCTGGAAACGCCTGGAAACCCCAGAGCCAGGGCAGCAGGGTCTCCAGGGTGCGGCTCGCTCAGCTAAGAACGCCTTGGGTGCCATGTCCCAG AGAATCCAGGAGTCCTGCCAGAGTGGCACCAAGTGGCTGGTGGAAACCCAGGTGAaagccaggaggaggaagagaggggccCAGAAGGGCAGCAGCCCCCCAGCTCGCAGCCTGAGCCAGAGGAGCACCCGGCTGTCTGCAGCCGCCCCTGCCCATGCAACCCTGGACCCCTGCGAGAGGGAGCAGCTCAGCCTCTCAGCCCAGAGAGGCCCATGGGGCCACCCACTGCGGCGGTCCTGTAGGGAGGCTGCCTTCCGAAGCCCCTACTCCTCGACAGAGCCCCTCTGCTCCCCCAG TGAGTCTGACAGTGATCTAGAGCCTGTGGGGACAGGAATTCAGCACCTCCAGAAATTGTCCCAAGAGCTGGATGAGGCCATTGTCGCTGAAGAGAG TGGCGACATGACCATTTCTCTCATTCGTGACTGA